From Spirochaetaceae bacterium, a single genomic window includes:
- a CDS encoding ABC transporter permease → MRAYIIRRLLLVIPTLFLLSIIVFLTVRFIPGDVVDAMLSEMQWEGGGDLDRATLERRLGLDVPVWMQYGRWIGDMFRHGSLGRSLWRDLPVEEEILSRLPVTIELGLLAIFIGLVIALPVGIYSAVRQDTAADYLGRSVAIIGLATPNFWLAIMVLIYPTIWWGWTPPLEYTPFSEDPLGNLAGFFIPSLILGTAMAAATMRMTRTMTLEVLRQDYIRTAWSKGMAERVVIVRHTLKNALIPVVTLVGLQMPILVGGAVIMENIFALPGLGRLMLDALQSRDYPVVQGTNLFFATGVVLLNLLIDLIYPYLDPRVRYE, encoded by the coding sequence GTGAGAGCCTATATCATCAGGCGCTTGTTGCTGGTCATCCCCACCCTGTTTCTCCTGAGCATCATCGTCTTTCTCACCGTGCGCTTCATCCCCGGCGACGTCGTAGACGCCATGTTGAGCGAGATGCAATGGGAGGGTGGCGGAGATCTGGACCGTGCAACGCTTGAGCGTCGGCTGGGATTGGACGTGCCGGTCTGGATGCAGTATGGACGCTGGATCGGCGACATGTTCCGGCACGGCAGCCTCGGCCGATCACTGTGGCGCGACTTGCCGGTAGAGGAGGAGATACTCTCCCGGTTGCCGGTCACCATCGAGCTAGGCCTCCTGGCCATCTTCATCGGGCTCGTGATCGCGCTGCCGGTGGGCATCTACTCGGCGGTGCGCCAGGATACCGCCGCCGACTACCTGGGACGCTCGGTCGCCATCATCGGCCTGGCCACGCCGAACTTCTGGCTGGCCATCATGGTATTGATCTATCCGACCATCTGGTGGGGCTGGACCCCGCCGCTGGAATACACCCCTTTCAGCGAAGACCCGCTGGGCAATCTCGCGGGGTTCTTCATCCCCAGCCTGATCCTGGGGACGGCCATGGCTGCCGCCACCATGCGGATGACGCGCACCATGACGCTGGAGGTGCTGCGGCAGGACTACATCCGCACCGCCTGGTCCAAGGGGATGGCGGAGCGGGTGGTGATTGTCCGGCACACCCTCAAGAATGCCCTCATCCCGGTGGTGACCCTGGTCGGCCTGCAGATGCCGATCCTGGTCGGAGGCGCGGTGATCATGGAGAACATCTTCGCCCTGCCGGGACTCGGTCGCCTCATGCTCGATGCCCTGCAGAGCCGTGACTACCCGGTGGTGCAGGGAACCAACCTGTTCTTCGCCACCGGCGTGGTGCTGCTCAATCTCCTCATCGACCTGATCTATCCCTACCTGGACCCGAGGGTACGGTATGAGTAG